The proteins below come from a single Garra rufa chromosome 3, GarRuf1.0, whole genome shotgun sequence genomic window:
- the cd59a gene encoding CD59 glycoprotein produces MKASVGVCVVFVLALVGLGSAIQCYSCKDYTGTCSKTRNCYYDDACVSVYERGGDTYRQCIKYSDCDYSTLAEKFPKLTSFKFSCCTSDLCNTAPVSVSSRSVVGILLSLALFWWGVL; encoded by the exons ATGAAAGCCTCTGTTGGAGTGTGTGTGGTGTTCGTTCTGGCTTTGGTGGGGCTTG GCTCTGCCATTCAATGTTACAGTTGTAAGGACTACACAGGCACATGCTCTAAAACTCGAAACTGCTACTATGATGACGCCTGCGTGTCCGTCTACGAAAGAG GTGGTGACACATACAGGCAGTGTATAAAGTACTCCGATTGTGATTACAGCACACTTGCCGAGAAATTTCCCAAACTGACCAGCTTCAAGTTCTCCTGCTGTACCTCTGACCTGTGTAACACAGCACCTGTGTCAGTGTCCAGTCGCTCTGTGGTGGGAATACTGCTCTCACTAGCACTCTTCTGGTGGGGTGTTCTCTAA
- the aplnr2 gene encoding apelin receptor 2 codes for MSGSLPLPSPSPFPSCDYREWSATWVLIPSVYLLVFVVGSLGNGLVLWVYLDRRMRGRGRIGSGSKSSQTSDPSPCPSPTSSRTVTESLIASLALADLAFVMTLPLWAAYTALGYHWPFGQVLCQVSSYIVALNMYASVFSLTGLSVERYCVIMRKRANDSKQRRSTTRAKWIVGSVWLAAGILALPALLLRTVREVDLEAGDDGDEQDGHAFSCLCDMDYSSMISSELDPAAAEQAELMWSAALGLKSTLLGFLLPLVVLLLCYGWLGRLLSRHFSLGPRPDHARQRSLLRIIITLVLAFFLCWLPFHTNKTLSAMVELGILPFSCSFDQWLVAAHPYSICLGYVNSCLNPLLYACCDPAFRKHCRGLLVCVWVKCRGQKGGEENDHHKSSPIPSGTHEVTVSKEEQ; via the coding sequence ATGTCTGGGTCTCTGCCCTTGCCTTCACCCTCTCCCTTTCCCTCATGTGACTACAGAGAATGGTCTGCAACCTGGGTGCTGATTCCGAGTGTGTACCTCTTGGTGTTTGTCGTGGGCTCCCTGGGTAATGGCTTGGTGCTATGGGTGTACCTGGACCGCCGAATGAGAGGCCGCGGGAGGATTGGAAGCGGTTCCAAATCTTCCCAGACCTCCGATCCATCTCCTTGCCCCTCCCCTACATCTTCTCGTACAGTAACAGAGTCTTTAATAGCCAGTCTAGCATTGGCTGACCTGGCCTTCGTCATGACCTTGCCGTTGTGGGCAGCGTACACAGCGCTGGGCTACCACTGGCCCTTCGGACAAGTTCTGTGTCAGGTGAGCAGTTACATTGTGGCACTGAACATGTACGCAAGTGTGTTTTCTCTGACTGGGCTTAGCGTGGAACGTTACTGCGTCATAATGCGAAAGCGTGCCAACGACTCAAAGCAGAGACGGTCGACCACACGCGCCAAGTGGATTGTGGGTAGTGTTTGGCTGGCGGCTGGAATCTTGGCACTACCTGCTCTCCTTCTGCGGACTGTAAGAGAGGTGGATTTGGAAGCGGGAGATGACGGTGACGAGCAGGACGGACATGCGTTCTCCTGCTTGTGTGATATGGACTACTCTAGTATGATCTCAAGTGAGCTGGACCCTGCTGCTGCAGAGCAGGCAGAGCTGATGTGGTCAGCAGCTTTGGGGTTAAAATCAACTTTGCTTGGCTTCCTGTTACCTCTTGTAGTGCTCCTGCTCTGCTATGGCTGGCTGGGGCGACTTCTTTCCAGACACTTCAGCCTAGGCCCGCGCCCTGATCATGCACGCCAACGCAGTCTCCTCCGTATCATCATCACACTTGTGCTggccttcttcctctgctggctTCCTTTCCACACCAACAAGACACTCTCTGCTATGGTGGAACTGGGTATCCTTCCCTTTTCTTGCAGTTTTGACCAGTGGTTGGTGGCAGCCCATCCGTACTCCATTTGTCTGGGCTACGTGAACAGCTGTTTAAACCCACTGCTGTACGCTTGCTGTGATCCAGCTTTCCGGAAGCACTGCAGAGGTCTGCTTGTGTGCGTATGGGTCAAATGCAGAGGTCAGAAGGGAGGAGAGGAGAATGACCACCACAAAAGTTCACCAATACCATCTGGGACACATGAAGTGACAGTTAGTAAAGAAGAGCAATGA